In a genomic window of Fibrobacter sp. UWT2:
- the fliB gene encoding flagellin lysine-N-methylase, which translates to MILRKPDFYDQFKCIASRCSDTCCVGWEIDIDEATQEVYRKVAGAFGERLRANIEDGHFKMLPHDRCPFLDKDNLCEVYQNLGEDALCDICTEHPRFVEVYGDIMERGLGLCCEEAARLLLEGEGPLAFTSEECDEPEDELDDDDREVRNEVLYMRESFFKTLADSSISLGNKLYQVFGYTGENIFEPFESACAMLELLGKAESYGPDWDAAFARIKARVEAADAKPLSDQGFFTENESCRLLTYLIYRHYAKCLFEGHEQGKLKFALFFWNLARFFTRELAGNAPGDIKINAVKILSKQLEYCQEIMELVEISLDE; encoded by the coding sequence ATGATTCTCCGCAAGCCTGATTTTTATGACCAGTTCAAATGCATTGCCTCGCGGTGCAGCGACACTTGTTGTGTCGGCTGGGAAATCGATATTGACGAGGCGACACAAGAGGTTTACCGCAAGGTGGCGGGAGCCTTTGGCGAGCGGCTCCGCGCAAACATTGAAGATGGGCATTTTAAAATGCTCCCTCACGACCGTTGCCCGTTTTTAGACAAGGACAACCTCTGCGAAGTCTACCAGAACTTGGGCGAAGACGCCTTATGCGACATTTGCACCGAGCATCCGCGATTTGTCGAGGTCTATGGCGATATTATGGAGCGGGGACTCGGGCTCTGCTGCGAAGAAGCCGCGCGCCTGTTGCTTGAAGGCGAAGGCCCGTTGGCCTTTACCAGCGAAGAATGCGACGAACCCGAAGACGAATTGGATGACGATGACCGCGAAGTCCGCAACGAAGTGCTTTACATGCGAGAAAGCTTCTTCAAGACGCTAGCGGACAGTTCCATTTCTCTCGGCAACAAGCTCTATCAAGTTTTCGGATACACCGGCGAAAACATATTCGAGCCCTTTGAAAGTGCCTGCGCCATGTTGGAGCTTCTAGGAAAAGCCGAAAGCTACGGCCCGGATTGGGACGCAGCCTTCGCACGCATCAAGGCCCGCGTTGAAGCCGCCGATGCGAAGCCCCTTTCGGATCAAGGATTCTTCACCGAAAACGAAAGTTGCCGACTGCTCACCTATCTGATTTATCGACACTACGCCAAATGCCTTTTTGAAGGCCACGAACAAGGCAAATTAAAGTTCGCCTTGTTCTTCTGGAACTTGGCAAGATTTTTCACTCGGGAGCTTGCAGGCAACGCCCCCGGTGACATCAAAATCAACGCTGTCAAAATCCTTTCGAAGCAGCTAGAATACTGCCAAGAAATTATGGAACTCGTTGAAATTTCTCTAGACGAATAA
- a CDS encoding vWA domain-containing protein: protein MKSRFFLTAGFAISLLCAACSDDSNSLKASDAGKDDGHVADKTTPENPNVETADGATFETKGNRSYHVNDYSSIEEASVMYDSYDVKMIRTFDEVYTTVEAPSVAPGGVVEDVPVDYAPGGDPGDDYNGRTYGLLTASEWNDLDNWNAWSEILAGEFSDKTAYWKFYPSTLAAVKVVDENGTGLANVSVELLNGNDIEFATKTDNSGLAYCWVKLYEDAIKETVKAEDFSLKVNGKVSEAPVEFSLLSGELKVNTITSDAKQADAKADVAFIVDATGSMGDEIRFLQSDLSYIIDHAHSETNVALRTAIVFYRDESDEYLTRGKDFSTDVANTQAFIAEQYASGGGDYPEAVHSALEATLQNFSWNESARARIAFLILDAPAHHQDDVIESLQSSIRFYAKNGIKLIPVAASGVDKDTESMLRFFDIITGGTYVFLTDDSGIGNSHIEASVGEHEVETLADLMIRLIKKYVE from the coding sequence ATGAAATCCAGATTCTTTTTGACCGCAGGATTTGCAATCAGCTTATTGTGCGCAGCCTGCAGTGACGACAGCAACAGCCTGAAAGCTAGCGACGCAGGCAAAGACGATGGTCATGTCGCAGATAAGACCACCCCCGAAAACCCAAACGTTGAAACGGCAGACGGAGCCACCTTCGAAACTAAAGGAAATAGATCTTACCACGTCAACGACTACAGTTCCATCGAAGAAGCATCAGTCATGTACGACTCATACGATGTCAAGATGATTCGCACATTCGATGAAGTCTATACCACCGTTGAAGCGCCTTCTGTCGCCCCCGGAGGTGTCGTAGAAGACGTTCCCGTAGACTATGCTCCCGGCGGAGATCCCGGCGACGATTATAACGGCAGAACTTATGGCCTGCTCACCGCCTCCGAATGGAACGATTTGGACAATTGGAATGCCTGGAGTGAAATATTGGCAGGAGAATTTTCCGATAAGACGGCCTACTGGAAATTCTACCCCTCGACTCTCGCCGCGGTCAAGGTCGTTGACGAAAACGGCACCGGTTTAGCCAACGTTTCCGTAGAACTCCTTAACGGCAACGACATAGAATTCGCAACCAAAACCGACAACTCGGGCCTCGCCTACTGCTGGGTCAAATTATACGAAGATGCAATCAAAGAAACCGTAAAGGCAGAAGACTTCTCGTTGAAAGTCAACGGCAAGGTTTCCGAAGCCCCCGTCGAGTTTTCGCTCCTAAGCGGCGAACTCAAGGTCAATACGATTACAAGCGACGCCAAGCAGGCAGATGCCAAGGCAGATGTCGCATTCATCGTTGACGCCACCGGCTCCATGGGCGACGAAATCAGATTCCTCCAATCGGACCTCAGCTATATCATTGACCACGCCCACTCGGAAACTAACGTTGCTTTACGTACGGCAATCGTATTCTATCGCGACGAAAGCGACGAATACCTCACCCGCGGCAAGGACTTTTCCACTGATGTCGCGAACACCCAGGCATTCATCGCCGAACAGTATGCTAGCGGCGGCGGTGACTACCCCGAAGCCGTACACTCTGCACTTGAAGCCACGCTGCAGAATTTCTCCTGGAACGAATCGGCACGTGCTCGTATCGCCTTCCTGATTCTTGACGCTCCCGCCCACCATCAGGACGACGTCATCGAAAGCCTTCAAAGTTCCATCCGCTTCTACGCCAAGAACGGCATCAAGCTGATCCCCGTAGCGGCCAGCGGCGTCGACAAAGATACGGAATCCATGTTGCGCTTCTTTGACATCATCACGGGCGGCACCTACGTATTCCTCACCGATGACAGCGGCATTGGGAATTCCCATATCGAAGCATCCGTAGGCGAACACGAAGTAGAAACGCTTGCTGACCTGATGATTCGCCTGATCAAGAAATACGTGGAATAA
- a CDS encoding fibrobacter succinogenes major paralogous domain-containing protein — MSTSFIVFNIIGLAIVIIAAFRIGMQVSKAAKLEAPEAQNNKSYDECLAKNNTSFKYGSFTDARDGETYRTIKIGNQVWMAENLRYKTEDSFAPGNEESNVAQYGRLYKWTTALNIPAEYQEQSPAKDINMYREIKADNYQGIAPEGWHIPSIKEWETLMENLPAKSNGVELRSECIWQKPGTDTLGFFALPAGYRFDNGAFCQFGKRVRFWCKEEYGTANAYRFNLTEDSMDIEGVYRSDAISVRCVKNA; from the coding sequence ATGAGTACATCCTTTATCGTTTTTAATATCATCGGTCTTGCAATCGTCATCATTGCAGCATTCCGCATCGGCATGCAGGTGAGCAAGGCGGCTAAGTTGGAAGCCCCGGAAGCGCAAAACAACAAGTCCTATGACGAATGCCTAGCCAAAAACAATACAAGCTTTAAATACGGTTCCTTTACCGATGCACGCGATGGCGAAACCTACCGCACCATAAAAATCGGCAACCAGGTGTGGATGGCCGAAAACCTGCGCTATAAGACAGAAGACAGTTTCGCCCCCGGCAACGAAGAATCCAACGTTGCTCAATACGGCAGGCTCTATAAATGGACTACCGCACTGAACATTCCTGCAGAATACCAGGAACAGTCCCCAGCAAAAGACATCAACATGTATCGCGAAATCAAGGCCGACAACTACCAGGGCATCGCTCCGGAAGGCTGGCACATTCCGAGCATTAAGGAATGGGAAACCCTCATGGAAAACCTCCCCGCCAAGTCCAACGGTGTGGAATTGCGCAGTGAATGCATCTGGCAAAAGCCCGGCACCGACACTTTGGGATTTTTCGCACTCCCTGCCGGTTACCGTTTCGACAACGGAGCCTTCTGCCAGTTCGGCAAGCGTGTTCGTTTCTGGTGCAAGGAAGAATACGGCACGGCCAATGCCTACCGTTTTAACCTTACCGAAGACTCCATGGACATCGAAGGTGTTTACAGATCCGACGCCATTTCTGTCCGTTGCGTAAAGAACGCCTAA
- a CDS encoding MetQ/NlpA family ABC transporter substrate-binding protein, giving the protein MKKILLLCALLSSFAAARFDCCARKHATLKKEVTAVTVTVGVVNAEDESTLKKVSASLSSEGIQLQVKKLGDQGKASEALSNGLVDALYTGSLQARPDTEKKEVLSTLKKKLESVAR; this is encoded by the coding sequence GTGAAAAAAATACTTTTATTATGTGCTTTATTAAGTTCTTTTGCTGCGGCTCGATTTGACTGTTGCGCCCGTAAGCATGCAACCCTCAAAAAAGAAGTGACGGCAGTGACCGTGACGGTGGGCGTCGTAAATGCAGAAGATGAATCAACGCTGAAAAAAGTGTCGGCTTCGCTTTCTAGCGAAGGAATCCAACTCCAGGTAAAAAAGTTGGGCGACCAGGGCAAGGCATCCGAAGCGCTTTCAAATGGGCTTGTCGATGCCCTGTATACAGGTAGCCTCCAGGCTCGCCCTGATACCGAAAAGAAAGAAGTCCTTTCAACCTTAAAAAAGAAACTTGAAAGTGTTGCTCGATAG
- a CDS encoding alpha/beta fold hydrolase: MTIHNNFALFSAAILASTLFFAACSDDSSSAPEEKSSHEEETSHEEHHGHHMEEPSVGDLTLGDEDIQDGFIFLQDTTINGVLTVSTTTPGATVLKNVKVTGNLLIKRSGRVDFSGSADVVHVGSSNTDVYAFEDEAQVNGHHFMGKNNTFTTKSFAEYQNVDWTEKSVDLATGIHLAYTVTGDEKGTPVVLIHGLTDGRVSWSQVAPSLAKKGYRVYVPEYRGNGKTDKPIDESSYSVAELASDIAAFVEKLGLKKVHIVGHSLGAFIAQELSITNAELVSSITLIGSGASVDEKNATLDWLVNGTDDESFDGIYAYDSTQKLPESFIQAWGYSMNPDKDFQAANLEHLKQVPYYVWKYLVKNLLKIDNTKRLSSIATDVQIIWGTKDALFDNESQKTLQKGLSGAKSVVFHEVEGADHNTHWGSAEDVKTVTGYIDEFIKSLKK; this comes from the coding sequence ATGACAATTCATAATAATTTTGCTTTATTCTCGGCAGCAATTCTTGCTTCTACACTTTTCTTTGCCGCTTGCTCTGATGACTCAAGTAGCGCCCCCGAAGAAAAATCTTCTCACGAAGAAGAAACTTCCCACGAAGAGCACCATGGCCATCACATGGAAGAACCTAGCGTCGGTGACCTGACGCTTGGAGATGAAGATATCCAGGATGGATTCATTTTCTTGCAAGATACAACAATCAATGGTGTGCTGACGGTTTCTACGACAACGCCAGGTGCAACGGTCCTAAAGAATGTCAAGGTGACCGGAAATTTGCTCATCAAGCGTTCTGGCCGTGTTGATTTTTCTGGAAGTGCCGATGTTGTTCATGTGGGGAGCAGCAATACGGATGTCTATGCCTTTGAAGATGAAGCTCAGGTGAACGGGCATCATTTTATGGGCAAGAATAATACCTTTACAACAAAAAGTTTTGCCGAATACCAGAATGTCGACTGGACAGAAAAATCGGTTGACCTTGCAACGGGAATACATTTGGCCTATACAGTGACGGGTGATGAAAAGGGAACTCCGGTCGTATTGATTCACGGACTTACCGATGGTCGAGTTTCTTGGTCGCAGGTGGCACCGTCGCTTGCCAAAAAAGGCTATCGCGTTTATGTACCCGAATACCGCGGCAATGGAAAAACGGACAAGCCGATTGATGAATCTTCGTATTCTGTCGCTGAACTTGCAAGCGATATAGCAGCCTTTGTCGAAAAACTTGGCCTGAAAAAAGTTCACATTGTGGGACATTCGCTTGGAGCCTTTATTGCTCAGGAATTGTCCATTACGAATGCAGAGCTTGTTTCTTCGATTACCTTGATTGGTTCAGGTGCTTCGGTTGACGAGAAGAATGCCACGCTGGATTGGCTTGTGAACGGTACCGACGATGAATCGTTCGATGGCATTTATGCATACGATTCGACCCAGAAACTCCCTGAAAGCTTTATTCAGGCGTGGGGCTACAGCATGAATCCGGATAAGGATTTTCAGGCCGCCAATCTGGAACACTTGAAACAAGTGCCTTACTATGTGTGGAAATACTTGGTCAAGAATCTTTTGAAAATTGATAATACCAAGCGTCTTTCTTCGATTGCGACGGATGTTCAAATCATATGGGGCACCAAGGATGCCTTGTTCGATAACGAATCTCAGAAAACCTTGCAAAAGGGACTTTCTGGAGCAAAAAGTGTTGTGTTTCACGAAGTTGAAGGTGCCGACCACAATACCCATTGGGGCTCTGCCGAAGACGTGAAAACGGTAACGGGTTATATCGATGAATTTATTAAGAGTTTGAAAAAGTAA
- a CDS encoding MATE family efflux transporter, with protein sequence MVDAILNKFYRPSKFKKNGDVKDVLVVALPMLMSMSFDTIMTFIDRLFLSKLGPAEMNAALGAGAVQLALTMFFTGAISYTTAMVAQRLGGKKRWDCARVFMQAVYLSLVSVPLLYLTIPLGHLAFGMEHLPADQLQYQKTYFNILMFGGIINLVRNAAPCFFSGIGETKIVMKAAFVGMIVNVVCNFFLIYGFGPIPALGVAGAAYGTLIGNLVSTVILFAKFFGKNCHDRFRTRYAFAFSWPLTKELLQKGIPSGVEMCLNMAAFQLLILMFHALGPESATASSVMFNWDMVAYVPLMGLEVASTSLVGRYVGARDGAAATRSTYSGLKLGWGYSLLMGVFFIFLPGILTDIFKPDAAEASAEALAIFAAARPMSIFMLRIATFYIFVEVLLVIYAGALRGAGDTVWVMFACAIMNWCVAGALYVAAYIFHLPAQYAWITVVAVYSTAPLIFWIRWKSGKWRKHVMDKDRLAA encoded by the coding sequence ATGGTCGACGCAATACTCAATAAGTTCTACAGACCGTCTAAATTCAAGAAAAACGGTGATGTGAAGGATGTGCTCGTGGTAGCACTTCCCATGCTTATGTCGATGTCTTTCGACACGATCATGACTTTTATTGATCGCCTGTTCCTTTCGAAACTTGGCCCGGCCGAAATGAATGCGGCTCTTGGAGCGGGGGCAGTGCAACTTGCGCTCACCATGTTCTTTACCGGAGCCATCAGCTACACGACCGCTATGGTGGCGCAGCGCCTGGGTGGCAAAAAGCGCTGGGATTGTGCCCGTGTGTTCATGCAGGCGGTGTACCTGTCGCTTGTTTCGGTGCCGCTTTTGTACCTTACGATTCCGCTAGGGCACTTGGCTTTTGGAATGGAACATTTGCCGGCAGACCAGCTGCAGTATCAAAAGACCTACTTCAACATTCTGATGTTCGGTGGCATCATTAACTTGGTGCGCAATGCGGCTCCGTGTTTCTTTAGCGGTATCGGCGAAACCAAGATTGTCATGAAGGCAGCCTTTGTCGGCATGATTGTGAATGTCGTCTGCAACTTCTTCTTGATTTACGGCTTTGGCCCGATTCCCGCCTTGGGCGTGGCGGGCGCCGCTTACGGTACCCTGATTGGGAACCTGGTTTCGACGGTGATTTTGTTTGCGAAATTCTTCGGCAAAAATTGCCACGACCGATTCCGCACCCGTTATGCGTTTGCGTTTAGCTGGCCTTTGACCAAGGAACTCTTGCAGAAAGGAATTCCTTCCGGTGTCGAAATGTGCCTGAATATGGCGGCGTTCCAGCTCCTGATTCTTATGTTCCATGCGCTTGGGCCCGAATCGGCAACTGCGTCTTCGGTCATGTTCAACTGGGACATGGTGGCCTACGTTCCGCTGATGGGCCTTGAAGTAGCCTCTACAAGCCTTGTGGGGCGTTACGTGGGTGCGCGCGACGGTGCCGCGGCAACGCGTTCGACTTATTCCGGCCTCAAACTCGGCTGGGGATATTCCTTGCTGATGGGTGTTTTCTTTATTTTCTTGCCGGGTATTCTCACGGATATATTCAAGCCCGATGCGGCTGAAGCATCTGCCGAGGCGCTAGCTATTTTCGCGGCGGCGCGGCCTATGAGCATTTTCATGCTGCGAATTGCGACCTTCTACATTTTCGTAGAAGTCTTGCTCGTGATTTATGCGGGTGCACTTCGCGGTGCGGGCGATACCGTGTGGGTCATGTTCGCGTGTGCCATTATGAATTGGTGCGTGGCGGGAGCCTTGTATGTGGCAGCTTACATTTTCCACCTGCCGGCTCAATACGCCTGGATTACGGTCGTTGCCGTGTACAGTACGGCTCCGCTTATTTTCTGGATTCGCTGGAAGAGCGGCAAATGGCGTAAGCATGTGATGGACAAAGATCGCCTAGCGGCCTAG
- the ffh gene encoding signal recognition particle protein: MFSQLTDSLESTLKNLRGQGKLTEENVAESLREVRRAFLEADVNFNVTRDFVKAVKEKAMGSEVLTSVTPGQQIVKIIHDELVAVMGGETKEINLSGPAPVGIMMAGLQGSGKTTFAGKIALWMRSKKKRKPLLVAADVYRPAAIKQLQVLGKSIGIPVYDEGQGDPVEIIKHGYQYAKDNGFDLVIYDTAGRLQIDEELMQELEKAKEAVHPDEILFVADAMIGQEAVNVAETFWQRLSFTGVCLSKMDGDTRGGAALSIKKMTGVPICFIGVGEKLSDIELFHPDRMASRILGMGDVVSLVEKAQQVIDEKDAKDLKKKILNNTFDLNDFLNQLRTIKKLGRIKDILSLIPGLNKLPIDQIDEKELVYVEAVLSSMTPKERKKPDILDGSRKARVAKGSGTEIGRVNAVLKQYETMKEMFKKVGDMARRQNNGGQVGSNYTPPKDKKKKKKK, from the coding sequence ATGTTTTCACAGCTGACTGACTCTCTAGAATCTACTCTCAAGAACCTGCGCGGGCAGGGCAAGCTCACCGAAGAAAACGTCGCCGAATCGCTGCGCGAAGTGCGCCGCGCTTTCCTCGAAGCCGACGTGAACTTCAACGTGACCCGCGACTTTGTTAAGGCCGTCAAGGAAAAGGCCATGGGCTCCGAAGTGCTTACCTCGGTGACTCCCGGTCAGCAGATTGTGAAGATCATCCACGACGAACTCGTGGCCGTGATGGGTGGCGAAACCAAGGAAATCAACCTGTCGGGCCCGGCTCCGGTAGGCATCATGATGGCTGGCCTGCAGGGTTCCGGTAAGACGACTTTCGCCGGCAAGATTGCCCTTTGGATGCGCAGCAAGAAAAAACGCAAGCCCCTTCTGGTGGCCGCTGACGTATACCGCCCCGCCGCTATCAAGCAGTTGCAGGTGCTCGGCAAGTCCATCGGCATCCCCGTTTATGACGAAGGCCAAGGCGATCCGGTGGAAATCATCAAGCACGGTTACCAGTACGCCAAGGACAACGGTTTTGATTTAGTCATTTACGATACCGCAGGCCGTCTGCAGATCGACGAAGAGTTGATGCAGGAACTCGAAAAGGCCAAGGAAGCTGTTCACCCCGACGAAATCCTGTTCGTGGCAGACGCCATGATCGGTCAGGAAGCCGTGAACGTGGCCGAAACCTTCTGGCAGCGCCTCTCGTTTACGGGCGTATGCCTTTCCAAGATGGATGGCGACACCCGCGGCGGTGCAGCCCTCAGCATCAAGAAGATGACGGGCGTGCCTATCTGCTTTATCGGCGTCGGCGAAAAACTTTCGGATATTGAACTTTTCCACCCCGACCGTATGGCCAGCCGAATCCTCGGCATGGGCGACGTGGTCAGCCTTGTGGAAAAAGCGCAGCAGGTCATCGACGAAAAAGACGCCAAGGACCTGAAGAAGAAGATTCTCAACAACACCTTCGACCTGAACGATTTCTTGAACCAGTTGCGTACTATCAAGAAGCTCGGCCGCATCAAGGACATTCTGAGCCTGATTCCGGGTCTGAACAAGCTCCCCATCGACCAGATTGACGAAAAGGAACTCGTTTACGTAGAAGCCGTGCTCAGCTCCATGACCCCGAAGGAACGCAAGAAGCCTGATATTTTGGACGGCAGCCGCAAGGCTCGCGTGGCCAAGGGTTCCGGCACCGAAATCGGTCGCGTGAACGCCGTGCTCAAGCAGTACGAGACCATGAAGGAAATGTTCAAGAAGGTCGGCGACATGGCCCGCAGACAAAACAACGGCGGCCAAGTAGGTTCCAACTACACGCCGCCTAAAGACAAGAAGAAAAAGAAGAAGAAATAA